Proteins encoded together in one Chelonoidis abingdonii isolate Lonesome George chromosome 1, CheloAbing_2.0, whole genome shotgun sequence window:
- the BPGM gene encoding bisphosphoglycerate mutase — protein sequence MTKCKLVLLRHGEGAWNKENRFCSWVDQKLSSDGIKEARNCGKHLKALGFQFDHVFTSILSRSIQTAWLVLEEMGQEWVPTQSSWRLNERHYGALIGLNRAEMALNHGEEQVKIWRRSYDVTPPPITASHPYYKEIYNDRRYKCCDVSQDKLPKAESLKEVLERLLPYWNEKIAPELKSGKMVLISAHGNSTRALLKHLEGISDEDIVNVTLPTGVPVLLELDEHLRPLSRHQFLGDQEAIQAAIRKVEDQGKVKPVEKK from the exons ATGACTAAGTGCAAACTTGTTCTGTTAAGACATGGGGAAGGAGCCTGGAACAAAGAGAACCGCTTTTGCAGCTGGGTGGATCAGAAGCTGAGCAGCGATGGGATAAAGGAAGCTCGGAACTGTGGGAAACACCTCAAAGCACTAGGTTTTCAGTTTGACCATGTGTTTACATCCATCCTAAGCCGTTCTATTCAGACTGCTTGGCTGGTGTTAGAAGAGATGGGGCAAGAATGGGTTCCCACCCAAAGTTCATGGCGTCTGAACGAACGCCACTATGGTGCACTGATAGGTCTCAACAGAGCCGAAATGGCTCTGAACCATGGTGAAGAGCAAGTGAAAATATGGAGAAGAAGCTATGATGTTACTCCACCTCCCATAACTGCATCTCATCCTTACTACAAAGAGATCTATAATGATCGCAGATATAAATGCTGTGATGTGTCACAGGATAAACTCCCAAAGGCTGAAAGCTTAAAAGAAGTTCTGGAGAGACTCCTTCCCTATTGGAATGAAAAGATAGCACCAGAACTGAAAAGCGGCAAAATGGTCCTCATATCTGCTCATGGAAACAGCACTAGGGCACTGCTCAAGCATCTGGAAG GCATCTCCGATGAGGATATTGTTAATGTTACCCTCCCTACTGGCGTGCCTGTGCTCCTTGAACTCGATGAGCATCTGCGTCCTCTTAGCCGTCACCAGTTTCTAGGTGATCAAGAGGCTATCCAAGCTGCCATCAGAAAAGTGGAAGATCAAGGGAAAGTCAAACCTGTTGAGAAGAAATAA